The following proteins come from a genomic window of Salvia hispanica cultivar TCC Black 2014 chromosome 4, UniMelb_Shisp_WGS_1.0, whole genome shotgun sequence:
- the LOC125218059 gene encoding glycerol-3-phosphate acyltransferase RAM2-like gives KNTPMAAAAATFPSIENCPSIGREKDTVVADMDGTLLIGRSSFPYFALVAFEVGGILRLLFLLLLSPAAAVLYYLVSESAGIRVLVFAAFAGMRVSDIESVARAVLPKFYAGDLHPDTWRVFSSCGRRCVLTANPRVMVEPFLKEFLGADLVLGTEILSYRGRATGFVAEPGVLVGKNKADALVAAFGGAAPEIGLGDRHTDFAFMRLCKEGYIVSPKSQVKAVDADKLPKPVVFHDGRLVQKPNPLTALLLILWIPVGFLLACLRIAAGSLLPMPLVYYAFWALGVRVTIKGNPPPPPTTNSGVLFICSHRTLLDPIFLSTALGRPIPAVTYSVSRLSELISPIPTVRLTRDRATDASMIKKLLQKGDLAICPEGTTCREPFLLRFSALFAELTDELVPVAMVNRMSMFHGTTARGWKGMDPFYFFMNPSPAYEVTFLNKLPRELTCGGGKMSHDVANYIQRVIAATLSYECTTFTRKDKYRALAGNDGTVAEKPRVKPSKLMGC, from the exons aaaaatactccgatggccgccgccgccgcgacATTCCCGAGCATCGAAAACTGTCCGTCGATCGGGCGGGAGAAGGACACGGTGGTGGCGGACATGGATGGAACCCTCCTCATAGGGAGGAGCTCTTTCCCTTACTTCGCTCTCGTGGCTTTCGAAGTTGGTGGCATTTTGcgcctcctcttcctcctcctcctctcgcCGGCGGCCGCCGTGCTATACTACTTGGTGTCAGAGTCCGCCGGGATCCGCGTGCTCGTGTTCGCGGCGTTCGCCGGGATGAGGGTCTCGGACATCGAGTCGGTGGCCCGGGCGGTGCTGCCAAAGTTCTACGCGGGCGACCTCCACCCGGACACATGGCGGGTTTTCTCATCATGCGGGCGGCGGTGCGTGCTTACGGCGAACCCTAGGGTTATGGTGGAGCCGTTTTTGAAGGAGTTTTTGGGGGCGGATTTGGTGTTGGGGACGGAGATTTTGAGCTACCGCGGCCGGGCAACGGGGTTTGTGGCGGAGCCCGGGGTGTTGGTCGGGAAGAACAAGGCGGACGCGCTCGTGGCGGCGTTCGGTGGGGCGGCGCCGGAGATTGGATTGGGGGATAGGCATACGGACTTTGCCTTCATGAGGTTGTGCAag GAGGGCTACATCGTCTCACCAAAATCCCAAGTGAAGGCCGTAGACGCCGATAAGTTACCCAAACCGGTCGTATTCCACGACGGCCGGCTCGTTCAAAAGCCGAACCCTTTGACCGCGCTCCTCCTCATCCTCTGGATCCCCGTTGGCTTCCTCCTCGCCTGCCTCCGCATCGCCGCTGGCTCCCTCCTTCCCATGCCGCTAGTCTACTACGCATTCTGGGCCCTCGGCGTCCGCGTCACCATCAAGGGCAACCCCCCGCCCCCGCCCACCACCAACTCCGGTGTCCTCTTCATCTGCTCCCACCGCACCCTCCTCGACCCCATCTTCCTCTCCACCGCCCTCGGCCGCCCCATCCCCGCCGTCACCTACTCCGTCTCCCGCCTCTCCGAGCTCATCTCCCCCATCCCCACCGTCCGCCTCACCCGCGACCGCGCCACCGACGCCTCCATGATTAAGAAGCTTTTGCAAAAGGGAGACCTCGCCATCTGCCCCGAGGGCACCACGTGCCGCGAGCCATTCCTCCTCCGGTTCAGCGCGCTCTTCGCGGAGCTGACGGACGAGCTTGTGCCCGTGGCGATGGTGAACCGGATGAGCATGTTCCACGGCACGACGGCGCGGGGGTGGAAGGGGATGGATCCTTTTTACTTCTTTATGAACCCGAGCCCCGCCTATGAGGTCACGTTTCTCAACAAGCTGCCGCGCGAGCTGACGTGCGGAGGTGGGAAGATGAGCCACGATGTGGCAAATTATATACAGAGGGTGATCGCTGCTACGTTGTCGTACGAGTGCACCACTTTCACGAGGAAAGATAAGTATCGTGCGCTCGCTGGAAACGACGGAACGGTGGCGGAGAAGCCTCGCGTGAAGCCGAGTAAACTTATGGGATGTTGA
- the LOC125223244 gene encoding pyruvate dehydrogenase E1 component subunit alpha, mitochondrial-like encodes MAMALTRRNLHLLRPIFSARLLTTASTSPITIETSLPFTGHNIDPPSRSVQTSPQELLSFFRDMALMRRMEIAADSLYKSKLIRGFCHLYDGQEAVAIGMEAAITRKDCIITAYRDHCLFLGRGGTLLEAFAELMGRKDGCSKGKGGSMHFYKKDGGFYGGHGIVGAQIPLGCGLAFAQKYSKDDNVSFMMYGDGAANQGQLFEALNMAALWNLPAILVCENNHYGMGTAEWRAAKSPAYFKRGDYVPGLKVDGMDALAVKQACKFAKEHALKNGPIILEMDTYRYHGHSMSDPGSTYRTRDEISGIRQERDPVERVRKLIIAHDLATEKEMKDTEKEVRKEVDEAIAKAKEIPSPDPSELFTNVYVKGLGVEAFGADRKELRAVLP; translated from the exons ATGGCGATGGCGTTAACCCGGCGTAACCTCCACCTTCTCCGCCCAATCTTCTCCGCGCGCCTCCTCACCACCGCCTCCACCTCACCGATCACGATCGAGACATCTCTCCCCTTCACCGGCCACAACATCGACCCCCCCTCCCGCTCCGTCCAGACCTCCCCGCAGGAGCTCCTCTCCTTCTTCCGCGACATGGCTCTGATGCGCCGGATGGAGATCGCCGCCGATTCTCTCTACAAGTCCAAGCTCATCCGCGGCTTCTGCCACCTCTACGACGGCCAGGAGGCCGTCGCCATCGGCATGGAGGCCGCCATCACCCGAAAGGACTGCATCATCACCGCCTACCGCGACCACTGCCTCTTCCTAGGCCGCGGCGGAACCCTCCTGGAGGCCTTCGCCGAGCTCATGGGGCGGAAGGACGGCTGCTCCAAGGGGAAAGGCGGATCGATGCATTTCTATAAGAAGGACGGCGGTTTTTACGGCGGCCATGGAATTGTGGGCGCACAGATCCCCTTAGGCTGTGGATTGGCCTTTGCGCAGAAGTATAGCAAGGATGACAATGTCTCCTTCATGATGTACGGCGACGGTGCCGCTAATCAGGGCCAGTTGTTTGAAGCCCTCAATATGGCCGCGCTTTGGAATCTCCCTGCGATTTTGGTTTGCGAGAACAATCact ATGGAATGGGGACAGCAGAATGGAGGGCGGCGAAGAGTCCAGCTTACTTCAAAAGAGGAGATTATGTTCCGGGATTGAAG GTTGATGGGATGGATGCTCTTGCAGTTAAACAAGCTTGCAAATTTGCAAAGGAGCATGCTCTAAAGAATGGACCTATT ATTCTTGAAATGGACACCTATAGGTACCACGGGCACTCCATGTCTGATCCTGGAAGCACGTATCGTACACGTGATGAGATTTCTGGTATCAGACAG GAGCGTGATCCGGTTGAAAGAGTCAGAAAGCTGATAATAGCTCATGATCTAGCAACTGAGAAGGAAATGAAG GACACTGAGAAAGAAGTTAGGAAGGAGGTGGATGAAGCCATTGCAAAAGCTAAG GAGATCCCCTCACCCGATCCTTCTGAGCTGTTTACTAATGTATACGTGAAAGGCTTGGGAGTCGAG GCATTTGGAGCAGACAGGAAAGAGTTGAGAGCTGTACTTCCATGA